A genomic stretch from Setaria viridis chromosome 1, Setaria_viridis_v4.0, whole genome shotgun sequence includes:
- the LOC117840556 gene encoding uncharacterized protein, with protein sequence MDAGGEKCGDAAAAAPGEAGSDLYAVLGLKKECSDAELKVAYRKLAMRWHPDKCSSSSSVKHMEEAKEKFQEIQSAYSVLSDANKRFLYDVGVYDDEDDEDSLQGMGDFIGEMAQMMSQARPTRQESFEELQQLFVDMFQSDLDSGFCNGPSKGHHVYGQAQSRTSSTSPSSSPSPPPPTKVMDAEVPSCNGFNKRGSSAMDSGKPPRPVDAGVGQSQAGFCFGMSDTKQVPQTRGPNTSRRRNGRKQKLSSKHDVSSEDGTAGSQHQQHVVV encoded by the exons ATGGACGCTGGGGGAGAGAAgtgcggcgacgcggcggcggcggcacccggGGAGGCCGGCAGCGACCTGTACGCGGTCCTCGGGCTCAAGAAGGAGTGCTCCGACGCCGAGCTCAAGGTCGCTTACCGGAAGCTCGCCATG AGATGGCACCCGGACAAATGCTCCTCCTCCAGCAGCGTGAAGCACATGGAGGAAGCCAAGGAGAAGTTCCAAGAGATCCAGAGCGCCTATTCCG TCCTCTCCGACGCCAACAAGCGGTTCCTCTACGACGTGGGAGtatatgatgatgaggatgacgaGGATAGT CTGCAGGGGATGGGGGACTTCATTGGTGAGATGGCCCAGATGATGAGCCAGGCACGACCGACG AGGCAGGAAAGCTTTGAGGAGCTGCAGCAGCTGTTCGTGGACATGTTCCAGTCTGATCTTGATTCAGGATTCTGCAATGGGCCAAGCAAGGGCCATCATGTGTACGGGCAAGCCCAAAGTAGAACATCCTCAACCTCACCTTCATCATcaccgtctcctcctccgcctacTAAAGTAATGGACGCAGAGGTGCCATCATGTAATGGCTTCAATAAGCGGGGTTCATCAGCAATGGACTCGGGGAAACCTCCAAGACCTGTTGATGCTGGGGTGGGTCAGAGCCAGGCTGGCTTTTGTTTTGGG ATGAGTGACACGAAGCAAGTGCCGCAGACCAGAGGCCCGAACaccagcaggaggaggaacggCCGGAAGCAGAAGCTGTCGTCGAAGCACGATGTTTCATCAGAAGATGGCACCGCAGGttcccagcaccagcagcatgTAGTAGTTTGA
- the LOC117845070 gene encoding 18.6 kDa class III heat shock protein has translation MTELFDTAVTSLLHLPEVLDRLAAADGDRRSGGHHGAHHHGHARVHGLGGGGGGGAPVDIVETPGEYSFLLDVPGLSKSDIQVTLEEDRVLVMKGGSNNGKRKREEEEEGEGCRYIRLERRAAPRSFVRKFRLPEDADTGGIAARCENGVLTVTVKKQPPPEKKTKSVQVTIA, from the exons ATGACGGAGCTGTTCGACACGGCCGTGACCAGCCTGCTCCACCTGCCGGAGGTGCTcgaccgcctcgccgccgcggacggTGACCGCCGCTCGGGCGGACACCACGGCGCGCACCACCACGGGCACGCGCGTGTCCACGgtcttggtggcggcggcggcggcggcgcgccggtggACATCGTGGAGACCCCCGGCGAGTACAGCTTCCTGCTCGACGTCCCCGGCCTCTCCAAGTCCGACATCCAG GTGACGCTGGAGGAGGACCGGGTGCTGGTGATGAAGGGCGGCAGCAACAACGGGAAGCGgaagcgcgaggaggaggaggaaggcgagggGTGCCGCTACATCCGGCtggagcggcgcgcggcgccgcggtCGTTCGTGCGCAAGTTCCGGCTGCCGGAGGACGCGGACACGGGCGGCATCGCGGCGCGCTGCGAGAACGGCGTCCTCACGGTCACCGTCAagaagcagccgccgccggagaagaagaCCAAGTCCGTGCAGGTCACCATCGCCTGA
- the LOC117840564 gene encoding phosphoinositide phosphatase SAC2 — protein sequence MAAVSAAMEQEAEATCLQSFELHESESTLYILGTNSDKTLWRLLKIDRSEPSELVIDECSTVYTESEHYDLLKGLDEDHRSTGGVKFVAKFYGIIGFIKFLGPYYMLIITEQKKIGEIFGHPVYQVTRTAMVELANSKTRSTFQSSKDENRYKKILNALDLRKDFFFSYSYHIMRSLQKNLSDPHQEGWTLYETMFVWNEFLTRRIRNCLRNTLWTVALVHGFFKQDKFSISGKDIMLTLIARRSRHYAGTRYLKRGVNEKGRVANDVETEQIVYEAVPGPSEVSSVVQNRGSIPLFWSQETSKLNLKPNIILHEMDSDYEATKLHFENLRARYGNPIIILNLIKTRERRESILRREFDKAIKIINKGLSEENHLRFLHWDLHQNSQGKPTNVLDVLLKVAFRALSLTEFFYCQIAPSSETAGHWPTLLSGLDPYLCDDNSNSDNTECTEIVGDISQEDISGSSDSSGNATAEDKVDNSELPPLKPPKFQKGVLRTNCIDCLDRTNVAQYAYGLAALGHQLHALGSIESPELGLEAPLAHHLMHFYESMGDTLAVQYSGSAAHNKIFSAKRGHLKLFIQSQEFFRTLQRHYSNTCIDANKQAAINLFLGYFQPQQEKPALWELESSSGEHNNELFDDHPSTLKRIKSDGGFLHESNASISGSGHCHNEPLSESQPDVQSGLQVPNLESDSVHENEVSSGYESGVSHLRYTPTASDILHVPRAETEYVNDSGDSNFLDLEWLSTSGNSSDERSIATSTPDANLSTENVISGITPDVVENQVAEIQAQKLPEDFVQWVNHGDTFWF from the exons atggcggcggtgtCTGCCGCGATGGAGCAGGAGGCGGAGGCCACCTGCCTGCAGAGCTTCGAGCTCCACGAGAGCGAGTCG ACACTTTATATTCTTGGAACTAACTCTGACAAAACACTTTGGAGATTACTCAAGATTGATAGATCAGAGCCATCAGAGCTTGTTATAGATGAGTGTTCTACTGTATATACTGAAAGTGAACATTATGACCTGCTGAAAGGTCTTGATGAAGACCACAGGTCAACTGGCGGAGTAAAATTTGTTGCAAAGTTTTACGGCATAATTG GTTTCATCAAGTTCCTTGGACCATATTACATGCTAATTATTACTGAGCAGAAAAAAATTGGGGAGATCTTTGGTCATCCAGTGTACCAGGTGACTAGGACTGCAATGGTTGAATTAGCAAATTCTAAGACAAGATCTACCTTTCAAAGCTCCAAGGATGAGAACAG ATACAAGAAGATCTTGAACGCACTTGATCTTAGGAAGGATTTCTTTTTCAGTTATTCATACCACATCATGAGAAGTCTTCAGAAGAACTTGAGTGATCCACATCAGGAAGGATGGACCTTATATGAGACAATGTTTGTCTGGAATGAGTTTCTGACACGTCGGATCCGTAACTGTCTCAGAAATACTTTGTGGACCGTTGCATTGGTCCATGGTTTCTTTAAGCAG GATAAATTCTCAATTTCTGGGAAGGATATCATGCTCACACTCATTGCTAGACGCTCAAGACATTATGCTGGGACCAG ATATTTAAAAAGGGGGGTGAATGAGAAGGGCAGAGTAGCAAATGATGTTGAGACTGAGCAAATTGTCTATGAAGCTGTGCCAGGACCTAGTGAAGTAAGTTCTGTTGTGCAGAACAGGGGTTCAATCCCACTATTCTGGTCTCAGGAGACATCAAAATTGAATCTTAAACCTAATATAATTT TGCATGAAATGGACAGCGATTATGAAGCCACCAAACTTCATTTTGAAAATCTTAGAGCAAGATATGGAAACCCTATCATTATCTTAAACTTGATTAAG ACACGTGAGAGGCGAGAGTCTATACTTCGCCGTGAATTTGATAAGGCAATCAAGATAATAAACAAGGGCTTATCAGAGGAGAATCATCTAAGGTTCTTACATTGGGATCTTCATCAAAACTCTCAAGG CAAACCTACAAATGTGCTTGATGTTCTACTGAAAGTGGCATTTCGGGCTCTAAGTTTAACCGAGTTTTTTTATTGTCAAATTGCACCAAGTTCGGAGACTGCTGGTCACTGGCCGACTCTGTT GAGTGGTCTTGATCCATACTTATGTGATGACAACAGCAATAGTGACAACACAGAATGCACTGAGATTGTTGGTGATATATCCCAAGAGGATATCTCTGGCAGCTCTGATTCCTCTGGTAATGCAACTGCAGAAGACAAAGTTGATAATAGTGAACTGCCACCACTAAAACCTCCAAAATTCCAAAAAGGTGTTTTGCGGACAAACTGTATAGATTGCTTGGATCGTACAAATGTTGCTCAGTATGCGTATGGTTTAGCTGCTCTTGGACATCAACTGCATGCGCTTGGTTCTATAGAATCTCCAGAGCTAGGTTTAGAAGCTCCCTTGGCCCATCACTTGATGCACTTTTATGAGAGTATGGGGGACACACTTGCTGTACAGTACAGTGGTTCGGCTGCTCACAACAAG ATATTCTCTGCAAAGAGAGGTCACTTGAAGCTTTTTATTCAGTCACAAGAGTTCTTCAGGACACTACAACGGCACTACAGCAACACCTGTATAGATGCTAACAAACAGGCTGCCATAAACTT ATTTTTGGGATACTTTCAGCCGCAGCAGGAAAAACCTGCACTTTGGGAGCTAGAATCATCTTCTGGGGAGCATAACAATGAACTTTTTGATGACCACCCAAG TACAttgaaaagaataaaatcagATGGAGGTTTTCTTCATGAAAGCAATGCATCTATATCTGGCTCGGGTCATTGCCATAATGAACCGTTGAGTGAATCACAGCCTGATGTTCAGAGTGGGTTACAAGTTCCAAATTTGGAATCTGATTCAGTTCATGAGAATGAAGTTTCATCAGGCTATGAAAGTGGGGTATCACACCTAAG GTATACTCCCACAGCCTCTGATATACTTCATGTACCAAGGGCTGAAACTGAATATGTCAATGATTCTGGTGATTCAAACTTCCTGGATCTTGAATGGCTCTCTACTTCAGGCAACTCAAGTGATGAAAG GTCTATTGCAACTAGCACACCAGACGCAAACCTATCAACCGAGAATGTAATTAGTGGCATAACTCCTGACGTGGTG GAAAACCAAGTTGCTGAGATTCAGGCTCAGAAGTTACCTGAGGATTTTGTGCAGTGGGTCAATCACGGGGACACCTTTTGGTTTTAA
- the LOC117839916 gene encoding probable calcium-binding protein CML24, translated as MAGMNQGVVAVKPTLAKGTPSASFRLRNGSLNAVRLRRVFDLFDRNGDGEITVDELAQALDALGLDADRASLAATVGAYVPEGAAGLRFEDFDTFHRALGDAFFGALADKDDAAEGGKGGEDEEEMREAFKVFDVDGDGFISAAELQEVLKKLGLPEASSMANVREMICNVDRDHDGRVDFSEFKCMMQGITVWV; from the coding sequence ATGGCGGGCATGAACCAGGGCGTGGTTGCGGTGAAGCCGACGCTGGCCAAGGGGACGCCGTCGGCTTCGTTCCGGCTCCGCAACGGCAGCCTGAACGCGGTGCGCCTGCGCCGCGTGTTCGACCTCTTCGACCgcaacggcgacggcgagatCACGGTGGACGAGCTGGCGCAGGCGCTGGACGCGCTGGGCCTGGACGCCGACCGCGCCAGCCTTGCCGCCACCGTGGGCGCCTACGTGCCCGAGGGCGCCGCGGGGCTGCGCTTCGAGGACTTCGACACGTTCCACCGCGCGCTCGGCGACGCCTTCTTCGGCGCGCTGGCGGACAAGGACGACGCCGCGGAGGGCGGCAAGGggggcgaggacgaggaggagatgcGGGAGGCCTTCAAGGTGTtcgacgtcgacggcgacggcttcATCTCTGCCGCCGAGCTGCAGGAGGTGCTCAAGAAGCTGGGACTCCCCGAGGCCAGCAGCATGGCCAACGTGCGGGAGATGATCTGCAACGTCGACCGCGACCACGACGGCCGCGTCGACTTCAGCGAGTTCAAGTGCATGATGCAGGGGATCACCGTCTGGGTTTAA